In one window of Mercurialis annua linkage group LG4, ddMerAnnu1.2, whole genome shotgun sequence DNA:
- the LOC126677999 gene encoding pentatricopeptide repeat-containing protein At3g18020 isoform X1: MKMLRLNSIIHALCAANRFPQAHSTFLLFLNSNCIPPHRTCNVLIARLLDSQCPHGLYHVLQRLFAVKPDFVPSLINYNRLIHQFCQILLPDIAHRLLYDMVGRGHSPNVVTFTSLIGGYCEVSEVGNAHKVFDEMREYNVVPNSLTYSVLIRGILRSNRGVEHGRELFCNLWETMKNEDDPSVNNAAFANLIGSLCRQGFFNDVFDIAEDMPQGKSVNPEFAYGVLIDSLCRAGKSHGASRIVYIMRKKGFTPSLVSYNSIIHGLCNERGCMRAYQLFEEGCQFGYLPSEYTYKVLVERLCQEMDLDKARRVLEAMLNKETVDKTRIYNIYLRAICFTNSGTELLNVLVSMLQTECQPDVITLNTVINGFCKMGRIDESLTVLNDMITGKFVTPDVVTFTTIITALLDAGRSREALKIVQEVMPGKGILPGVVTYNAVIHGLFKLQLAEEAMRAFRSMIAAGVAADARTYCIIIEGLCESGLIDKAKKLWDDVIWPSKVHDDFVYASILKGLCRSGKLTEACHFLYELIDSGVNPNNVSYNIVIDSACKLGMKREAYQIVAEMRKNGVVPDAVTWRILDKLHATIKG, translated from the coding sequence ATGAAAATGTTGAGATTAAACTCTATAATCCACGCCCTTTGCGCTGCCAACCGTTTCCCTCAAGCTCACTCTACATTCCTCCTATTTCTCAACTCTAATTGCATCCCTCCTCACCGTACCTGTAATGTTCTCATTGCCCGCTTACTCGACTCGCAATGCCCACATGGCTTGTATCATGTTCTGCAGCGTTTGTTTGCTGTGAAGCCGGATTTCGTGCCTTCTCTGATTAATTACAACCGTTTGATTCATCAGTTTTGCCAAATTTTGCTGCCCGATATAGCGCATAGGCTGCTGTATGATATGGTTGGTAGAGGGCATTCTCCAAATGTTGTTACTTTTACCAGTTTGATTGGCGGGTATTGTGAAGTAAGTGAAGTGGGTAATGCACACAAGGTGTTTGATGAAATGCGTGAGTACAATGTAGTGCCCAATTCTCTAACGTATAGCGTGTTGATTCGCGGGATTTTGAGGAGTAATAGAGGGGTTGAACATGGGAGGGAGTTGTTCTGTAATCTTTGGGAAACTATGAAAAACGAGGATGATCCGTCTGTGAATAATGCGGCTTTTGCTAATTTGATTGGTTCTTTATGTAGACAAGGTTTTTTCAATGATGTCTTTGACATTGCAGAAGATATGCCCCAAGGTAAGAGTGTTAATCCGGAATTCGCATATGGAGTTTTGATTGATTCGCTTTGTAGAGCTGGAAAGAGCCATGGTGCTTCAAGAATTGTTTATATAATGAGAAAGAAAGGGTTTACTCCGAGTTTGGTCTCATACAATTCTATTATACACGGGCTTTGTAATGAGAGAGGTTGCATGAGGGCTTATCAGTTGTTCGAAGAAGGGTGTCAATTCGGTTATTTGCCATCGGAGTATACTTACAAGGTTCTGGTCGAAAGGCTTTGCCAGGAAATGGATCTTGATAAGGCAAGGAGAGTTTTAGAAGCAATGTTGAATAAAGAGACTGTAGATAAAACTAGAATTTACAATATATATTTGAGAGCAATTTGTTTTACGAATAGTGGAACCGAACTTTTGAATGTGCTTGTTTCCATGCTCCAAACTGAGTGTCAGCCGGATGTGATCACTCTAAATACTGTTATTAATGGGTTTTGCAAGATGGGAAGAATCGACGAATCTTTGACAGTACTGAATGATATGATAACGGGAAAATTTGTAACGCCTGATGTTGTGACCTTCACCACCATTATAACTGCTCTATTGGACGCTGGAAGAAGTCGAGAAGCTCTCAAAATAGTGCAGGAAGTAATGCCCGGAAAAGGTATTCTTCCTGGTGTAGTGACATATAATGCAGTTATTCATGGTTTATTTAAGCTTCAGTTAGCAGAGGAGGCAATGAGGGCTTTTAGAAGCATGATAGCTGCTGGTGTTGCTGCTGACGCTAGAACTTACTGCATAATTATCGAAGGATTATGCGAGTCTGGCCTAATCGACAAGGCTAAAAAGTTATGGGATGATGTGATTTGGCCGTCGAAAGTTCATGACGATTTTGTTTATGCATCAATTCTTAAAGGGCTTTGTCGCTCTGGTAAATTAACGGAAGCATGCCATTTCCTGTATGAACTGATAGATTCTGGGGTTAATCCTAATAATGTTAGCTAT
- the LOC126677999 gene encoding pentatricopeptide repeat-containing protein At3g18020 isoform X2 translates to MKMLRLNSIIHALCAANRFPQAHSTFLLFLNSNCIPPHRTCNVLIARLLDSQCPHGLYHVLQRLFAVKPDFVPSLINYNRLIHQFCQILLPDIAHRLLYDMVGRGHSPNVVTFTSLIGGYCEVSEVGNAHKVFDEMREYNVVPNSLTYSVLIRGILRSNRGVEHGRELFCNLWETMKNEDDPSVNNAAFANLIGSLCRQGFFNDVFDIAEDMPQGKSVNPEFAYGVLIDSLCRAGKSHGASRIVYIMRKKGFTPSLVSYNSIIHGLCNERGCMRAYQLFEEGCQFGYLPSEYTYKVLVERLCQEMDLDKARRVLEAMLNKETVDKTRIYNIYLRAICFTNSGTELLNVLVSMLQTECQPDVITLNTVINGFCKMGRIDESLTVLNDMITGKFVTPDVVTFTTIITALLDAGRSREALKIVQEVMPGKGILPGVVTYNAVIHGLFKLQLAEEAMRAFRSMIAAGVAADARTYCIIIEGLCESGLIDKAKKLWDDVIWPSKVHDDFVYASILKGLCRSVLAS, encoded by the coding sequence ATGAAAATGTTGAGATTAAACTCTATAATCCACGCCCTTTGCGCTGCCAACCGTTTCCCTCAAGCTCACTCTACATTCCTCCTATTTCTCAACTCTAATTGCATCCCTCCTCACCGTACCTGTAATGTTCTCATTGCCCGCTTACTCGACTCGCAATGCCCACATGGCTTGTATCATGTTCTGCAGCGTTTGTTTGCTGTGAAGCCGGATTTCGTGCCTTCTCTGATTAATTACAACCGTTTGATTCATCAGTTTTGCCAAATTTTGCTGCCCGATATAGCGCATAGGCTGCTGTATGATATGGTTGGTAGAGGGCATTCTCCAAATGTTGTTACTTTTACCAGTTTGATTGGCGGGTATTGTGAAGTAAGTGAAGTGGGTAATGCACACAAGGTGTTTGATGAAATGCGTGAGTACAATGTAGTGCCCAATTCTCTAACGTATAGCGTGTTGATTCGCGGGATTTTGAGGAGTAATAGAGGGGTTGAACATGGGAGGGAGTTGTTCTGTAATCTTTGGGAAACTATGAAAAACGAGGATGATCCGTCTGTGAATAATGCGGCTTTTGCTAATTTGATTGGTTCTTTATGTAGACAAGGTTTTTTCAATGATGTCTTTGACATTGCAGAAGATATGCCCCAAGGTAAGAGTGTTAATCCGGAATTCGCATATGGAGTTTTGATTGATTCGCTTTGTAGAGCTGGAAAGAGCCATGGTGCTTCAAGAATTGTTTATATAATGAGAAAGAAAGGGTTTACTCCGAGTTTGGTCTCATACAATTCTATTATACACGGGCTTTGTAATGAGAGAGGTTGCATGAGGGCTTATCAGTTGTTCGAAGAAGGGTGTCAATTCGGTTATTTGCCATCGGAGTATACTTACAAGGTTCTGGTCGAAAGGCTTTGCCAGGAAATGGATCTTGATAAGGCAAGGAGAGTTTTAGAAGCAATGTTGAATAAAGAGACTGTAGATAAAACTAGAATTTACAATATATATTTGAGAGCAATTTGTTTTACGAATAGTGGAACCGAACTTTTGAATGTGCTTGTTTCCATGCTCCAAACTGAGTGTCAGCCGGATGTGATCACTCTAAATACTGTTATTAATGGGTTTTGCAAGATGGGAAGAATCGACGAATCTTTGACAGTACTGAATGATATGATAACGGGAAAATTTGTAACGCCTGATGTTGTGACCTTCACCACCATTATAACTGCTCTATTGGACGCTGGAAGAAGTCGAGAAGCTCTCAAAATAGTGCAGGAAGTAATGCCCGGAAAAGGTATTCTTCCTGGTGTAGTGACATATAATGCAGTTATTCATGGTTTATTTAAGCTTCAGTTAGCAGAGGAGGCAATGAGGGCTTTTAGAAGCATGATAGCTGCTGGTGTTGCTGCTGACGCTAGAACTTACTGCATAATTATCGAAGGATTATGCGAGTCTGGCCTAATCGACAAGGCTAAAAAGTTATGGGATGATGTGATTTGGCCGTCGAAAGTTCATGACGATTTTGTTTATGCATCAATTCTTAAAGGGCTTTGTCGCTCTG
- the LOC126676642 gene encoding L-type lectin-domain containing receptor kinase V.9-like translates to MSYTILMLYFFFNLVNSDKNVDSGFAFDGYFKLDGVQTAEMNSSSLSSHVVYADGGLSEACQVYYSFPLQFKNSTTGSVFSFSTTFIFAVVANNPDFSGHGLAIAISPSNGILEAQPNQYLGLYNATSNGKNSNNILAVELDTDQDFQFKDIDSNHLGIDISGLVSVESASAGYYTNDRRSNFKKLDLKSGRPMQVWVEYNSINHQLNVTIHPINKPKPHQPLLSLTRDLSPIFFEEMHIGFSSSSGSRSTHYILGWSFKMNGETELISLSKIPDNSGIKLGDEGDDGDKKYRNVQKMLAVILSFVGCIFVLILIFGALLISRRRRFIQVLEDWEVLYGPYRFTYKDLFIGTKGFGDKQLLGKGGFGRVYRGTLPFSSVQIAVKRISHDSSQGMREFVAEIATIGRLRHPNLVRLIGYCRRKNELFLVYDYLPNGSLDKFLYSEPSSVLSWKQRFKIIKDVASALFYLHQQWIQVVIHRDIKPGNVLIDNDMNAKLGDFGLAKLWDHGIDPQTSHVAGTPGYIDPEIVQSGKSNTCTDIYAFGVFMLEVSCGRKPVEPRTSPDKVMLIDWVMNCWDEGTILDTVDSRLGNEYVAHEVELVLKLGLLCSHPVAAARPSMSSVVQFLDGVVQLPDNLNAIVKERDSGDRSGLRSLTHDFISAQVSVPSVIFTESFTNNGR, encoded by the exons ATGTCGTACACAATTCTGATGCTATATTTCTTCTTCAATCTCGTAAACTCGGACAAAAACGTCGATTCTGGATTCGCCTTCGACGGATACTTCAAACTGGACGGAGTTCAGACAGCCGAAATGAACAGTTCCTCCTTATCATCCCACGTAGTATACGCGGACGGCGGCTTAAGCGAAGCATGTCAAGTCTACTACAGTTTTCCACTTCAGTTCAAGAACTCAACAACCGGTTCTGTTTTCTCCTTTTCGACCACTTTTATCTTCGCGGTAGTAGCCAACAATCCCGATTTCAGCGGCCACGGACTTGCTATCGCGATTTCGCCTTCGAATGGTATTCTTGAAGCACAACCAAACCAATACCTCGGCCTATACAATGCGACAAGCAACGGAAAGAACTCGAACAATATTCTTGCTGTTGAGCTCGACACGGATCAAGATTTTCAGTTCAAAGACATAGACAGTAATCATCTCGGGATCGACATAAGCGGATTAGTCTCTGTAGAATCTGCTTCTGCAGGTTACTATACTAACGATCGCCGATCAAATTTCAAGAAACTTGATCTCAAAAGCGGAAGACCAATGCAGGTTTGGGTTGAATATAACAGTATAAATCATCAACTAAACGTCACGATTCATCCGATTAATAAACCGAAGCCTCATCAGCCTCTTCTGAGTTTAACTAGAGATCTTTCTCCGATTTTCTTTGAGGAAATGCATATTGGATTCTCATCCTCTAGTGGGTCAAGATCAACTCACTACATACTGGGTTGGAGCTTCAAGATGAACGGGGAAACCGAGTTGATTAGTCTGTCGAAAATTCCTGATAATTCTGGAATTAAGCTTGGAGATGAAGGTGATGATGGAGATAAAAAGTATCGGAACGTGCAGAAGATGTTGGCGGTAATATTATCGTTTGTGGGATGCATTTTCGTGCTGATCTTGATTTTTGGTGCGTTATTGATATCAAGAAGGAGGCGGTTTATTCAAGTTCTTGAAGATTGGGAAGTGTTATATGGTCCATACAGGTTTACTTACAAAGACTTGTTCATTGGTACCAAAGGATTTGGAGACAAACAGCTTCTTGGAAAAGGAGGTTTTGGCAGAGTATACAGAGGAACTCTGCCTTTTTCAAGTGTTCAAATTGCTGTGAAGAGAATATCTCATGATTCTTCCCAAGGAATGAGAGAATTCGTAGCGGAAATTGCGACAATTGGGCGTCTTCGGCATCCGAATTTGGTTAGACTTATCGGATATTGTAGGAGAAAGAATGAACTTTTCTTGGTTTATGATTATCTGCCTAATGGAAGCCTTGACAAGTTTCTTTATTCCGAACCGAGCAGTGTACTTAGCTGGAAACAGAGGTTCAAGATCATTAAAGATGTTGCATCTGCACTTTTTTACTTGCATCAGCAGTGGATTCAAGTGGTGATTCATAGAGACATCAAGCCTGGCAATGTACTCATCGACAACGATATGAATGCAAAATTAGGAGATTTCGGACTCGCCAAGCTATGGGATCATGGAATCGATCCTCAAACATCACATGTTGCAG GTACTCCAGGTTACATAGACCCTGAAATAGTGCAAAGTGGGAAGTCGAACACTTGTACAGATATATACGCATTCGGAGTATTTATGCTCGAGGTTAGTTGCGGAAGAAAGCCGGTGGAGCCTCGAACATCACCGGATAAAGTAATGCTGATTGACTGGGTTATGAATTGTTGGGATGAAGGCACTATTTTGGATACAGTCGATAGCCGGCTAGGAAATGAATATGTGGCACATGAAGTTGAATTGGTCTTGAAACTTGGGTTGTTGTGCTCACATCCTGTGGCTGCAGCTAGACCAAGTATGTCCAGTGTAGTTCAGTTTTTAGATGGGGTTGTTCAGTTGCCGGATAATTTAAATGCCATAGTTAAAGAGAGAGATTCCGGTGATCGGTCCGGTCTAAGAAGTTTAACGCATGATTTTATTTCTGCGCAAGTTTCAGTTCCTTCTGTCATATTTACAGAATCATTTACAAATAATGGTCGGTAA
- the LOC130015453 gene encoding uncharacterized protein LOC130015453, giving the protein MSSFVVWMLIWLSSLYILHALCSGNFFCTCCSLMCSSTCSSIYFLFDPYFVFMFVIPCSRMPLSRVEDACAAMAFTRSKLRRDEVLDIYFKYSFPFDYRVILPGADMAASDSPGSSCRAVLFEEQFAAGLRFPLDPFLVEVCRDLKVALGQLYPGTIRVVLAFSEACRLRGCAPSLKVLYHFVDFRKCDGCFVFALGREGRSRIYLPCLTSRWRRRFFIVYHKFAFLHFSDGFSSHPVRSCSSPLSLSESKLAFDISSCSIVSRPILDVLVNSHLRSRWFPLEDPPRGLADLCYSFVQDLDVPMGGPDVPVANVIPGDIVVDGAPVDIPLASAEVALPEVIVINDDDGDDSAVPVGDEAIPSLLPPLASSIVSGGVGGVASEGPVVADSGEISLGRDPDSPSRKRRRVVDDSPTRESFPGSSSSAPDLVQWVEGQDPASLLNPRVLAEYIRTLAIPDDVTWFCGRPGQELSDLACFHGFSALQSVLVLNDRRQCAEEEVERLSALLATAESERAKLKASLEEHDSLLAQLKAQDAINDRQVKVIEKKTDDLTQEIEELIRINSLVGGERDSLRSEVEGLHIRLLDTKAFYSALISEYRLAIGKKLLEQNPNIDLSGVNGLDPQAIARDLLVKISKDRV; this is encoded by the exons atgtcTTCTTTCGTtgtttggatgttaatatggctttcttctttgtatattCTCCATGCTTTGTGTTCTGGAAATTTCTTCTGTACTTGTTGTTCTTTgatgtgttcttcaacgtgttcttcaatatattttttgtttgatccttattttgtgtttatgtttgtgattccctgttctaggatgcctcttagtcgagtggaagatgcttgcgctgctatggcttttacccgatcgaagcttcgtagggatgaagtcttagatatctattttaagtatagttttccttttgattatagggtaatattacccggtgccgatatggctgcgtctgattctcccggatcttcttgtagggcggttctttttgaagagcaatttgctgctggtcttaggtttcctttggatccatttttagtagaagtgtgtagggatttaaaggttgctctagggcaactttaccctggtacgattagagtagtgctcgccttttcggaggcatgtaggctccggggctgtgccccttctctcaaagtgttatatcattttgtagattttaggaagtgtgatggctgcttcgttttcgcccttggtagagaagggcgatctcgtatttatcttccttgcctaaccagtcgctggcgaaggcgtttctttattgtctatcataaatttgcttttcttcatttttcggatggtttttcttctcatccagttcggagctgttcttctcctttaagtttatccgagtcaaaacttgcttttGACATATCTTCTTGTAGTATTGTGTCTCGTCCCATTTTAGATGTcttggttaatagtcatcttcggagtcgatggtttcctttggaggatcctcctcgaggcttggcggatctttgctactcttttgttcaag atttggacgttccgatgggtggtcctgacgttcctGTCGCCAACGttattcctggcgacattgTCGTGGATGGAGCTCCTGTTGATATCCCCCTAGCTTCCGCCGAGGTAGCGTTGCCTGAGGTTATTGTTataaatgatgatgatggtgatgactcGGCTGTTCCAGTCGGCGACGAGGCGATTCCGTCACtacttccccctctagcatcatctatcgtttcggggggagttgggggtgtggcctcagaggggcctgttgttgctgattcgggagagatttctctaggtcgagacccggattctccgtctagaaaAAGACGTCGAGTTGTCGATGATTCTCCAAcgagggagagttttcctggaagctcttcttctgctccagacttggttcaatgggtcgaaggtcaggatcctgccagtttgctgaatccgagagtgctagcggaatatatccggactttggcgattcctgatgatgtcacgtggttctgtggtaggccgggtcaggagctttccgatctggcttgttttcatggtttctct gcccttcaatctgttctggtattgaacgaccgccgacagtgtgccgaggaggaggtcgagcgtctgtctgctcttttggcgactgccgagtctgaaagggcgaaattgaaggcctctttggaagagcatgattcccttctggcgcagctcaaggcgcaggatgcgattaatgatcgccaagtgaaagtgattgagaaaaagaccgatgacttgactcaagagattgaggagctcattcggatcaattcccttgttggtggggagagggatagtcttagatcggaggttgaaggtcttcacatccgtctgctagatacgaaggctttttactctgctctgataagcgagtatcgccttgcgattgggaagaagcttctggagcagaatcccaatattgatctttctggggttaacgggttggatccccaggccatcgcccgTGATCTCCTCGTCAAGATTTCTAAAGACCGTGTCTAG